The following coding sequences are from one Bacteroidota bacterium window:
- the trmB gene encoding tRNA (guanosine(46)-N7)-methyltransferase TrmB: protein MAKRKLKKFAEVSSFDNCFFLSFEQARAEGLPLNGKWHKDYFKNDHPIVLELGCGKGEYTVGLAKRYPNKNFIGVDIKGNRIWTGAKTAIENKMNNVAFIRTRIDFIDACFAAGEVDEIWITFPDPQPQKTRTRNRLTNMIFVERYQRILKEGGSINLKTDNEPFYDYTREVVAENNFELLDSTNDLYGDTKERDEALTSIKTYYEKLFSDKGFKICYLKFRV from the coding sequence ATGGCGAAAAGAAAATTAAAAAAATTTGCAGAAGTATCTTCCTTTGATAATTGTTTCTTCTTGTCGTTTGAGCAAGCAAGGGCAGAAGGGTTGCCGTTAAATGGAAAATGGCATAAAGACTATTTTAAGAACGATCATCCGATAGTTTTGGAATTGGGCTGTGGCAAAGGGGAATATACAGTTGGCTTAGCGAAGCGCTATCCTAATAAAAATTTTATTGGTGTCGATATAAAAGGAAATCGAATTTGGACGGGAGCAAAAACCGCCATTGAAAATAAAATGAACAATGTTGCTTTTATTCGTACACGCATTGATTTTATTGATGCTTGTTTTGCAGCAGGTGAAGTGGATGAAATCTGGATTACGTTTCCTGATCCACAGCCACAAAAAACAAGGACCCGAAATCGATTAACAAATATGATTTTTGTGGAACGCTATCAGCGAATATTGAAAGAAGGGGGAAGTATAAATCTGAAAACAGATAATGAGCCCTTTTATGATTATACCCGCGAAGTTGTGGCAGAAAATAATTTTGAATTATTAGACAGTACGAATGATTTATATGGAGATACAAAAGAAAGGGACGAGGCATTGACAAGTATTAAGACCTATTACGAAAAACTATTTTCTGATAAAGGATTTAAAATTTGTTACTTAAAATTTAGAGTTTAA
- a CDS encoding glycosyltransferase — protein sequence MQKNKRILICPLDWGLGHATRCIPIIHLLLKKNTEVVIAADAGPLALLKQEFPQLTFVQLKGYNIQYPKSGSMKLKMLLSIPKIVNGIKEEHTQLDKIIDEHKIDIVISDNRYGCWSKKVKSIFITHQLMIKAPIGESILHKKVLTYIANYDECWVPDTEGENNLSGDLAHHYPLPKNTYFVGALSRFDFSVSPESYRDEMTTIVAIISGPEPQRSVFEKLVIEQLLQTNIKALVVCGKASEPKTETIKNIKIVSHLNSDEMQNAILNSEIILSRSGYSTIMDLAYLGKKAIFIPTPGQTEQEYLAERFLKKGIAFSQTQASFDLKIALAKSKNYKGFEKMKLSNELEKRIDVLF from the coding sequence ATGCAAAAGAACAAACGAATATTAATTTGCCCATTGGATTGGGGATTGGGACATGCGACCCGCTGCATCCCGATTATTCATTTGTTGCTTAAGAAGAATACCGAAGTAGTGATTGCTGCAGATGCGGGACCTCTTGCACTCTTAAAACAAGAATTTCCTCAATTAACTTTTGTTCAACTGAAAGGCTATAACATTCAATACCCAAAATCGGGTTCCATGAAACTGAAGATGTTGCTTTCTATTCCAAAAATTGTAAACGGAATAAAAGAAGAACATACTCAACTCGATAAAATAATTGATGAACATAAAATTGACATCGTTATTTCAGATAATAGATATGGTTGCTGGAGTAAAAAAGTAAAAAGCATTTTTATTACGCATCAACTCATGATAAAAGCTCCGATTGGAGAAAGCATTTTACATAAAAAAGTTTTAACGTACATAGCTAATTATGACGAGTGTTGGGTACCAGATACAGAAGGAGAAAATAATCTATCGGGAGATTTGGCGCATCACTACCCGCTTCCTAAAAACACTTATTTTGTTGGAGCGTTAAGTAGATTCGATTTCTCCGTTTCTCCCGAAAGCTATAGGGACGAAATGACAACTATTGTAGCAATCATTTCAGGACCAGAACCACAACGAAGTGTTTTTGAAAAATTGGTTATAGAACAATTACTACAAACGAATATAAAAGCGTTGGTTGTTTGCGGAAAAGCGTCAGAGCCAAAAACAGAAACTATTAAAAACATCAAAATTGTTTCGCATTTAAATTCGGATGAAATGCAAAACGCTATTCTGAATTCAGAAATTATTCTTTCTAGAAGCGGATACTCAACAATAATGGATTTAGCATATTTAGGTAAAAAAGCCATTTTTATTCCTACACCCGGACAAACAGAACAAGAATATTTAGCAGAACGGTTTCTGAAAAAAGGAATTGCTTTTTCACAAACTCAAGCATCTTTTGATTTGAAAATTGCTTTAGCAAAATCTAAAAATTATAAGGGGTTTGAAAAAATGAAGCTGAGTAATGAATTGGAAAAAAGAATTGACGTACTATTTTAA
- a CDS encoding NAD-dependent epimerase/dehydratase family protein — MILVTGGTGLVGTHLLYDLTQSGKKVRVIKRSNSNVSNVKKVFSYYTADTESLLKKIEWVDADLLDVYSLMDVMEGVDQVYHCAAMVSFEKKHLDEMMKINVEGTANMVNAALEKGVKKFCHVSSIASLGRAEKGGMTSETTPWKSSPENSNYSISKYAAEREVWRASEEGLNVVIVNPSLIMGGGNWTQSSSNMFTKGYKGIKFYSEGTNGFVDVRDVAAIMIKLMESEISGQRFLLNGENASFRHYFDLIHQAFGKPKSGIKAGKFLTGFAWRAESLRSFLTGAPPLITKETSISANRKSSFSNEKFLKAFPDYNFISMEQSIKDTCALYLRDLK, encoded by the coding sequence ATGATTTTAGTAACAGGCGGTACCGGATTGGTGGGCACTCACTTATTATACGACCTTACACAGTCGGGAAAAAAAGTGCGTGTTATCAAACGTTCGAACAGTAATGTCTCGAACGTAAAGAAGGTGTTTTCCTATTATACAGCCGATACAGAAAGCTTATTAAAGAAGATTGAATGGGTGGATGCCGATTTGCTCGATGTGTATTCGTTAATGGATGTTATGGAAGGTGTGGATCAGGTTTATCATTGTGCGGCAATGGTTTCTTTTGAAAAGAAACATTTGGATGAAATGATGAAAATCAATGTGGAAGGTACAGCTAATATGGTCAATGCTGCACTCGAAAAAGGTGTTAAAAAATTCTGTCACGTAAGTTCCATTGCTTCATTAGGAAGAGCAGAAAAAGGAGGTATGACTTCAGAAACGACACCTTGGAAATCTTCCCCCGAAAATTCAAATTACTCGATAAGTAAATATGCAGCTGAACGTGAAGTGTGGAGAGCTTCTGAGGAAGGATTAAACGTTGTGATTGTCAATCCTTCGTTGATTATGGGCGGAGGAAATTGGACTCAAAGCAGCTCCAATATGTTTACAAAAGGATATAAAGGAATTAAATTTTATTCGGAAGGTACCAATGGTTTTGTGGATGTAAGGGATGTCGCAGCGATTATGATTAAACTTATGGAAAGCGAGATCAGTGGTCAGCGTTTTTTATTGAATGGTGAGAATGCTTCTTTTAGGCATTATTTCGATTTAATCCACCAAGCATTTGGGAAACCGAAATCAGGTATCAAAGCTGGAAAGTTTTTAACCGGATTTGCATGGAGAGCCGAATCGTTGCGTTCATTCTTGACAGGTGCTCCACCCTTGATAACAAAAGAGACTTCTATTTCTGCAAATCGAAAAAGCAGTTTTTCAAATGAGAAATTTCTAAAGGCTTTTCCTGATTATAACTTTATTTCCATGGAACAATCGATTAAGGATACATGTGCTCTTTATTTGCGAGATTTAAAATAG
- a CDS encoding tyrosine--tRNA ligase, with the protein MKTNFVEELRWRGMLQDIMPGTEDLLNKEMVTGYIGFDPTSDSLGIGNMVQIMTLLHFQKAGHKPIALVGGATGMVGDPSGKSAERNLLDETTLNHNIACQKKQLEKFLDFNAGANSAEIVNNYDWFKGFSFLEFIRDVGKHISVNYMMAKDSVKNRLENGMSFTEFSYQLVQGYDFYYLWKNKGIKLQMGGSDQWGNIVTGTELIRRKASGEAFALTTPLIKKADGTKFGKTEGGNVWLDRAKTSPYKFYQFWLNASDEDVKNYIRIFTLFTKEEIEKLEAEHATAPHLRTLQKALAKDITIRVHSEDDYNAAVEASQILFSGTLEDLAKLSEELFLDIFDGVPQFEISKKDIETGVPIIDLLAEKTQVFSSKGEARKMIQGGGVLVNKAKVEDVELKVSASHLINNKYILVQKGKKNYFVIKAGIRNQGEISNMISA; encoded by the coding sequence ATGAAGACAAATTTTGTTGAAGAACTCAGATGGAGAGGAATGTTACAGGACATAATGCCTGGAACAGAAGATTTATTGAATAAAGAGATGGTGACTGGCTATATTGGCTTTGATCCGACTTCCGATTCTTTGGGAATTGGGAACATGGTTCAAATCATGACCCTTTTGCATTTCCAAAAAGCGGGTCATAAACCCATCGCTTTGGTGGGTGGAGCAACCGGAATGGTAGGCGATCCCTCCGGAAAATCAGCCGAACGTAATTTGTTGGATGAAACAACATTGAATCATAACATTGCTTGTCAGAAAAAACAATTAGAAAAATTTTTGGATTTTAATGCAGGAGCGAATTCCGCAGAAATAGTAAATAATTACGATTGGTTTAAAGGATTTAGCTTCTTAGAATTTATCAGAGATGTAGGGAAACACATTTCAGTAAATTATATGATGGCCAAAGATTCTGTAAAAAACAGATTGGAAAACGGAATGAGTTTTACGGAGTTCAGTTACCAATTGGTGCAAGGATATGATTTCTATTATTTGTGGAAAAACAAAGGAATCAAATTGCAAATGGGTGGTTCTGATCAATGGGGCAACATTGTTACAGGAACGGAATTGATCAGACGAAAAGCAAGCGGTGAAGCCTTTGCATTAACTACTCCGCTTATTAAAAAAGCAGACGGAACTAAATTCGGAAAAACCGAAGGTGGAAATGTTTGGTTGGACAGAGCAAAAACTTCTCCTTATAAATTTTACCAATTCTGGCTGAATGCAAGTGATGAGGATGTAAAAAACTACATTCGCATTTTCACCTTATTCACCAAAGAAGAAATTGAAAAATTGGAAGCAGAACATGCAACCGCACCACATTTAAGAACATTACAAAAAGCTTTAGCAAAAGACATTACGATTCGTGTTCATTCTGAAGATGATTACAATGCAGCAGTAGAAGCTTCCCAAATATTGTTCAGCGGAACATTGGAAGATTTAGCAAAACTATCAGAAGAATTATTTTTAGATATTTTTGATGGCGTTCCACAATTTGAAATTTCAAAAAAAGACATTGAAACCGGAGTTCCAATCATTGATTTGCTTGCGGAAAAAACACAAGTCTTCTCTTCCAAAGGAGAAGCAAGAAAAATGATTCAAGGCGGTGGTGTTTTAGTTAACAAAGCGAAAGTGGAAGATGTTGAATTAAAAGTATCTGCGTCACATCTCATCAACAATAAATACATTTTAGTTCAAAAAGGGAAGAAGAATTATTTTGTGATTAAGGCAGGGATTCGCAATCAAGGAGAAATCAGTAATATGATTAGCGCCTAA
- a CDS encoding acyl transferase: MKPDIDAIFNITAPTQFEELALSVFRYQAKECAVYAKYLSGLAVFPESVSKVEEIPFLPIEFFKSHEIKSSESDKKSIIFTSSGTTGMAQSKHFVSDVSVYEKSYLKGFELAYGNIQDYCVLALLPSYLERDGSSLIYMVEDLIKKSNESDSGFYLNNYDELITKINVLEARRQKTILIGVTYALLDLVEKQKLNLKNTIIMETGGMKGKRKEMVREELHSTLCEGFGVEKIHSEYGMTELLSQAYSKGDGIFNCPPWMKILIRDTNDPFAILPPNRTGGINVIDLANINSCSFIATQDLGKLHPDFSFEVLGRFDNSDIRGCNLLVAD, from the coding sequence TTGAAACCTGATATAGACGCTATTTTTAATATCACTGCCCCGACTCAATTTGAAGAGCTGGCCTTGTCTGTTTTCCGCTACCAAGCGAAGGAATGTGCTGTTTATGCGAAATATTTGTCCGGATTAGCTGTTTTTCCAGAATCCGTCTCTAAAGTTGAAGAAATCCCCTTTTTACCGATAGAATTCTTTAAATCTCATGAGATAAAGTCTTCAGAATCCGACAAAAAATCAATCATTTTTACGAGTAGCGGAACAACAGGAATGGCCCAAAGCAAACATTTTGTTTCGGATGTTTCTGTCTATGAAAAAAGTTATTTAAAAGGATTTGAATTGGCGTATGGGAATATTCAAGATTATTGTGTTTTAGCATTGTTACCATCTTACCTCGAACGAGATGGGTCTTCGTTAATTTATATGGTGGAAGATTTAATTAAAAAATCCAATGAATCGGATAGCGGTTTTTATTTGAATAATTATGATGAGCTGATTACGAAAATAAACGTGTTAGAAGCGCGTAGACAAAAAACGATTTTAATTGGTGTGACGTATGCATTATTAGATTTAGTTGAGAAACAAAAGCTGAATTTAAAAAACACCATTATCATGGAAACCGGTGGCATGAAAGGTAAACGTAAAGAAATGGTGAGAGAAGAATTGCATTCCACTTTATGTGAAGGTTTTGGAGTAGAGAAAATACACAGTGAATACGGCATGACAGAGTTGCTATCGCAAGCGTATTCAAAAGGAGATGGGATTTTTAATTGTCCGCCATGGATGAAAATTCTAATCCGTGATACCAATGATCCATTCGCAATTTTACCTCCAAATAGAACTGGTGGAATCAATGTCATTGATTTGGCAAATATTAATTCCTGCTCGTTTATTGCAACACAAGATTTAGGAAAATTACATCCTGATTTTTCCTTTGAAGTGTTGGGTCGCTTTGATAATAGCGACATTCGAGGCTGTAATTTGTTGGTAGCTGATTAG
- a CDS encoding inorganic phosphate transporter, with product MTLLVIVIALALIFDFINGFHDAANSIATIVSTKVLTPFQAVLWAAFFNCVAFLIFKDHAVANTIGKTVYSDFISLPVICSGLIAAIIWNLLTWWYGIPSSSSHTLIGGFAGSAIAYAFLSKGMMPISEIIDSDKIGKTLLFILLAPIIGMIISIFFTLIFIQHKTWLKVGILTASAVVLWFLFIGFQENKLNENMSKFFKVDKYQYAIDIKHDSTQVHKLEKAKEKAAACAPYLTNYEFHGSDRVVEDIVSNVDLKDITISKLGDKLNLYFKIDQVKNKAKLDTTHKAEYVATQKIVDSLKPITKKYFELGAEGMVAEMNAMHPIAPDKIAAFKKAMKIDIKADLKKEVEKADNKIVRWGLVGALMLFALMFIYNEKIKEPTAKRTSAMFKRSQLLSSAAFSVGHGGNDAQKVMGIIAAALVANGSIVDIKSMPDWVPISCYLAIGIGTLSGGWKIVKTMGTKITKVTPLEGVCAETAGATTLFLTEQMGIPVSTTHTITGAIIGVGATKGVGAVKWGVTISLLWAWILTIPISAILGAFFYWIFSLFL from the coding sequence ATGACTTTACTCGTAATAGTTATCGCTTTAGCATTGATTTTTGATTTTATCAATGGTTTTCACGATGCTGCAAACTCAATAGCAACAATAGTTTCCACAAAAGTATTAACCCCATTTCAAGCAGTATTGTGGGCTGCATTTTTTAACTGTGTTGCTTTTTTAATTTTTAAAGATCATGCAGTTGCCAATACAATTGGAAAAACAGTGTACTCAGATTTTATTTCTTTGCCGGTTATTTGTAGTGGACTCATCGCTGCTATCATCTGGAATTTATTAACCTGGTGGTATGGTATTCCATCTTCTTCATCCCACACACTTATTGGTGGTTTTGCAGGTTCCGCGATTGCGTATGCTTTTTTGAGCAAAGGAATGATGCCGATTAGTGAAATTATCGATAGTGATAAAATTGGTAAAACATTATTGTTTATTCTACTCGCTCCGATTATAGGTATGATTATTTCCATCTTTTTTACACTCATTTTTATTCAGCATAAAACTTGGCTTAAGGTTGGTATCCTTACTGCTTCGGCTGTTGTGTTGTGGTTTTTATTCATCGGTTTTCAGGAAAACAAACTGAACGAAAACATGAGTAAATTCTTTAAAGTGGATAAATACCAATATGCAATTGATATCAAACACGATAGCACTCAAGTCCATAAACTTGAAAAAGCAAAAGAAAAGGCAGCAGCGTGTGCACCCTATCTTACCAATTATGAGTTTCATGGTTCAGATCGAGTGGTGGAAGATATTGTAAGCAATGTCGACTTGAAAGACATTACCATTAGTAAGTTAGGCGATAAATTAAACTTGTATTTCAAAATTGATCAGGTAAAAAATAAAGCCAAGCTAGACACGACTCATAAAGCAGAATATGTTGCCACTCAAAAAATAGTAGATAGTTTAAAACCAATTACTAAAAAATATTTTGAATTGGGTGCTGAAGGAATGGTAGCAGAAATGAATGCAATGCATCCGATTGCTCCTGATAAAATTGCTGCTTTCAAAAAGGCCATGAAAATTGATATTAAAGCGGACTTGAAAAAGGAAGTAGAAAAGGCAGATAATAAAATTGTGCGTTGGGGATTAGTAGGTGCATTGATGTTGTTTGCGTTGATGTTTATCTATAACGAAAAAATTAAAGAACCAACAGCAAAACGTACATCAGCAATGTTCAAACGTTCACAGTTGCTTTCTTCGGCTGCATTTAGTGTTGGTCATGGTGGAAATGATGCTCAAAAAGTAATGGGTATTATTGCTGCCGCCTTGGTTGCAAACGGATCTATTGTAGATATTAAATCAATGCCGGATTGGGTGCCTATCTCTTGTTATTTGGCAATTGGTATTGGTACATTAAGCGGTGGATGGAAAATTGTAAAAACAATGGGAACAAAAATTACGAAGGTAACTCCGTTGGAGGGTGTTTGTGCTGAAACAGCTGGTGCAACTACCTTATTTCTTACCGAACAAATGGGAATTCCGGTTTCGACAACGCATACCATCACTGGTGCAATTATTGGTGTTGGTGCTACAAAAGGTGTAGGCGCAGTGAAATGGGGCGTTACAATTAGTTTGCTGTGGGCATGGATTCTAACGATTCCTATTAGCGCTATTTTGGGAGCGTTTTTCTATTGGATCTTCAGCTTGTTTTTATAG
- a CDS encoding DUF47 domain-containing protein, with amino-acid sequence MNLNIFQFFQPKDKIFFLLFQKASQNATATSKVLVELVTTSSLERRKELFREIERLEHVGDGITHETFNQLSLNFITPFDREDIHNLVSAIDDVVDYIHGASKRMELYKVEEMTPAIVKLAELILKGSEELEVAVAELRNLKNITKIKEATVRINSIENHADDIFDMAIAKLFEEEKNAVEVIKMKDVLSMLETATDKCEDAADVINAILIKNA; translated from the coding sequence ATGAACTTAAACATTTTTCAATTTTTTCAGCCGAAGGATAAAATATTTTTTCTTCTTTTTCAAAAAGCTTCTCAAAACGCAACCGCAACATCAAAAGTGCTTGTGGAGTTAGTTACGACTTCTTCTTTAGAGCGAAGAAAAGAACTATTCCGTGAAATTGAACGATTGGAACATGTTGGTGATGGAATCACGCATGAAACATTTAATCAATTGAGTTTAAATTTTATTACTCCGTTTGATCGTGAAGATATTCACAACTTGGTTTCCGCAATTGACGATGTAGTGGATTATATACACGGAGCTTCGAAACGAATGGAACTTTACAAAGTAGAAGAAATGACTCCGGCTATTGTAAAATTAGCAGAACTCATTCTAAAAGGTTCGGAAGAGTTAGAAGTAGCTGTAGCGGAATTAAGAAACTTGAAAAATATTACCAAAATTAAAGAAGCAACAGTACGTATAAACAGTATCGAAAATCATGCGGATGATATTTTTGATATGGCGATTGCTAAATTATTTGAAGAAGAAAAAAATGCAGTAGAAGTAATTAAAATGAAAGATGTTTTATCGATGCTCGAAACAGCAACAGATAAGTGTGAAGATGCTGCAGATGTAATCAATGCTATTTTAATTAAAAATGCATAG
- a CDS encoding DUF2490 domain-containing protein translates to MKVRIAIFFLMVVCSQAIAQVNTTDIGSWGMLFNQTRIHNKWSIHSEVQFRSYEILPNTEQLLIRGGLNFHYNPSIIFTAGYGWITNYVNNENVFKDQIVDENRIWEQIILKSNTGRVYFEHRYRFEQRWISTSANTNYKNRLRYLVRLTIPINNKEVKPKTLFVGLYNEVFINLANSPFDRNRLYGALGYQVNSSTNIQLGYLLQTVGTKSKQYLQLGLTINPNLRKEK, encoded by the coding sequence GTGAAAGTAAGAATCGCAATATTTTTTTTAATGGTAGTGTGCTCACAAGCTATTGCTCAAGTAAATACTACTGATATTGGTTCATGGGGAATGTTGTTTAATCAAACTCGCATTCATAACAAATGGAGTATTCACTCTGAAGTGCAATTCCGTAGTTATGAAATTCTACCAAATACAGAACAGTTGCTTATTCGTGGCGGACTAAATTTTCATTATAATCCATCTATTATATTCACTGCTGGTTATGGTTGGATTACCAATTATGTTAACAATGAAAATGTTTTTAAGGATCAAATAGTTGATGAAAATAGAATTTGGGAACAAATCATTTTAAAAAGTAATACAGGAAGAGTTTATTTTGAACATCGTTATCGCTTTGAACAACGATGGATTTCAACTTCTGCAAATACAAATTATAAAAATAGACTTCGTTATTTGGTGCGACTAACTATTCCTATTAACAATAAAGAAGTGAAACCCAAAACCTTGTTTGTCGGATTATATAATGAAGTTTTCATCAATCTTGCTAATTCACCTTTTGATCGAAACCGATTATATGGTGCATTGGGTTATCAAGTAAATTCATCTACAAATATTCAACTTGGTTATCTTTTACAAACAGTTGGAACAAAATCCAAACAGTACCTCCAATTAGGGTTAACAATTAACCCTAATTTACGTAAAGAAAAATAA
- a CDS encoding DUF2309 domain-containing protein has protein sequence MNSTTNKNHLDGMFDEAHVLHELKHYLPSQTPLKDFIHHNSLHAFQNMKFYDAIFKASKIFGFQSTMELNDFRKLYDVGRIRPEILDRVILSRKGKEQLIAWKENALSKSYDENILPRIGRLRANWKATHQIDLDTMVQPLLFRVLCSYLDQGIAIWDFPVGGKSFLESIKELEKNSFTSLFKTSRAKKLLFQQELSMQHLLKMLVGDEAYFEQYLFDQQFSHRGWSGMVAAVEEKPDTLLSPKKISLTDLIIFELLLEIDNLDYVLGKTWKPLCENIEDKPLDLFADVQNSELHEVFKIWQDAFEWSYYDEVLAGVQQLSLSKQKNVDVKASGQKTFQAMFCIDERECSLRRHIEHIDNSCETFGTPGFFSVEFYFQAHNAKFYDKLCPAPVTPKYLIKEYDVSDKRKHDLFYTNKTHQSFTGFISAFTLGFWAAIRLVQNLFKPKMAPAISNAFAHMNPKGKLTVENTALSNQENNLQIGFTVDEMATRVASLLNGIALTKKFAPIVYVVAHGSSSANNPHHGAHDCGACSGRPGSVNARVFATMANNEKVRAVLKQQGIDIPTETQFIGGLHDTAADEIEFYDLDILNEMNSKKHKEHAIAFEHALDLNAKERSRRFASINTKNSLKKVRQAIKERSVSLFEPRPELGHGTNTLCIVGKRDLTKGLFLDRRAFLNSYDYKTDPEGKFLTGIMKPLGPVCGGINLEYYFSRVDNYKLGAGTKLPHNVMGLFGVANSSDGDLRPGLPWQMIEVHDPVRLLIIVEHFPDVVLKTIQSTPEMYEWFINEWVHLAAVNPETSELYYFSKGTFVPYQPLADKIHFFKDVHALLEGAKEMETNHIAHATQENLPIYFYN, from the coding sequence ATGAATAGCACGACCAATAAAAATCATTTAGATGGGATGTTTGATGAAGCGCATGTTTTACATGAGCTGAAGCATTATTTGCCTTCCCAAACACCATTGAAAGATTTTATTCATCACAACTCCTTGCATGCGTTTCAAAACATGAAGTTTTATGATGCCATATTTAAAGCATCTAAGATTTTTGGTTTTCAATCGACAATGGAATTGAATGATTTTAGAAAGCTGTATGATGTGGGTAGAATCAGACCGGAAATTTTAGATCGTGTGATCCTCAGCAGAAAAGGTAAAGAGCAATTGATTGCTTGGAAAGAGAATGCATTGTCAAAAAGTTATGATGAAAATATTCTCCCCCGAATTGGGCGATTAAGAGCAAATTGGAAAGCAACCCATCAAATCGATCTGGATACAATGGTTCAACCGCTTCTGTTTCGAGTATTATGTAGCTACTTGGATCAAGGAATTGCAATTTGGGATTTTCCTGTAGGAGGGAAAAGTTTTTTAGAATCGATTAAAGAATTGGAGAAAAATAGCTTTACCAGTTTATTCAAAACTTCCAGGGCGAAAAAATTGTTGTTCCAGCAAGAGTTGTCAATGCAGCACTTGTTGAAAATGTTAGTTGGTGATGAGGCTTATTTCGAACAATATCTATTTGATCAGCAATTTAGCCATCGTGGCTGGAGTGGAATGGTAGCAGCTGTTGAAGAAAAGCCGGATACACTTTTAAGTCCAAAGAAAATTTCACTAACGGATTTAATTATTTTCGAATTGCTTCTTGAAATTGATAATTTGGATTATGTTTTAGGTAAAACATGGAAGCCTTTATGTGAAAATATAGAAGATAAGCCGTTGGATTTATTCGCAGATGTTCAGAACTCCGAATTGCACGAAGTATTCAAAATTTGGCAAGATGCATTTGAATGGAGCTATTATGATGAAGTGTTAGCCGGTGTTCAACAATTGAGCTTATCAAAGCAAAAGAATGTAGATGTCAAAGCGAGCGGACAGAAAACATTCCAGGCGATGTTTTGTATCGATGAAAGAGAATGTAGCTTACGAAGACATATTGAGCACATAGACAATTCTTGTGAAACATTTGGTACTCCCGGTTTTTTTAGTGTGGAGTTTTATTTTCAGGCGCACAATGCTAAATTCTATGATAAACTTTGTCCGGCACCCGTTACTCCAAAATATTTAATTAAGGAATACGATGTTTCTGATAAACGTAAACATGATCTTTTTTACACCAATAAAACACATCAATCATTCACCGGGTTTATCAGTGCTTTTACTTTGGGCTTTTGGGCAGCGATTCGATTAGTTCAAAATTTATTTAAACCGAAGATGGCTCCGGCTATTTCAAATGCCTTTGCACACATGAATCCCAAAGGCAAATTAACAGTTGAAAATACTGCCTTATCCAATCAAGAAAACAATTTGCAAATTGGATTCACTGTTGACGAAATGGCTACCCGCGTTGCCAGTTTGTTGAATGGCATTGCTTTAACGAAAAAATTTGCACCAATTGTTTATGTTGTAGCTCATGGAAGTAGCAGTGCAAATAATCCGCACCATGGAGCGCATGATTGCGGTGCTTGTAGCGGTCGTCCAGGCTCTGTCAACGCCCGCGTATTTGCCACAATGGCGAATAATGAAAAAGTGAGAGCAGTTTTGAAACAACAAGGAATTGATATTCCAACTGAAACACAATTTATTGGTGGTTTGCATGATACAGCTGCCGATGAAATTGAATTTTATGATTTGGATATTCTGAATGAAATGAATTCAAAAAAGCATAAAGAGCATGCAATCGCTTTTGAGCATGCGTTGGATTTGAATGCAAAAGAACGTTCCAGAAGATTTGCTTCTATCAATACAAAAAATAGCCTTAAAAAAGTTAGACAAGCTATTAAAGAGCGTTCCGTTTCTTTGTTTGAGCCTCGCCCGGAACTTGGTCATGGAACGAATACGCTTTGTATAGTCGGTAAACGTGACTTAACAAAAGGTTTGTTTTTAGACAGAAGAGCTTTCTTGAATTCCTACGATTATAAAACAGATCCGGAAGGCAAATTTTTAACAGGCATTATGAAACCACTCGGTCCGGTTTGTGGTGGCATTAATTTGGAGTATTATTTTTCAAGAGTAGATAATTATAAGTTGGGAGCTGGTACAAAACTTCCTCACAATGTAATGGGACTTTTTGGTGTTGCAAACAGTAGTGATGGAGATTTACGCCCCGGTTTGCCGTGGCAAATGATAGAAGTACATGATCCCGTTCGTTTATTAATTATTGTTGAACATTTTCCGGATGTTGTTTTGAAAACAATACAATCGACACCTGAAATGTATGAATGGTTTATTAATGAATGGGTGCACTTGGCCGCAGTTAATCCTGAAACAAGTGAGTTGTATTATTTTTCAAAAGGAACATTCGTTCCTTATCAACCATTAGCTGATAAAATTCATTTCTTTAAAGATGTCCATGCCTTGTTAGAAGGAGCAAAAGAGATGGAAACAAATCATATTGCACATGCAACACAAGAAAATTTACCAATTTATTTTTATAACTAA